The Leucobacter viscericola genome includes a window with the following:
- the rpsD gene encoding 30S ribosomal protein S4, producing MSTTSRTRSQTRRSRALGIALTPKAAKYMERRPYGPGQHGRTKRKSDSDYAVRLREKQRLRAQYGIREKQLVIAFKEARRQDGLTGENLVELLEMRLDALVLRAGFARTTAQARQLVVHRHILVDGKIVDRPSFRVKPGQLIHVKERSEAIEPLQVAAAGGHAEVLPNVPGYIEVELDKLQARLLRRPKRAEVPVTCEVQLVVEYYAAR from the coding sequence GTGTCTACTACGTCGCGTACCCGCTCACAGACCCGCCGCTCGCGGGCACTGGGCATTGCACTTACCCCCAAGGCCGCCAAGTACATGGAGCGCCGTCCGTACGGCCCCGGTCAGCACGGACGCACCAAGCGTAAGAGCGACAGCGACTACGCTGTTCGTCTGCGCGAGAAGCAGCGTCTTCGCGCCCAGTACGGCATCCGCGAGAAGCAGCTTGTTATCGCGTTCAAGGAAGCCCGTCGTCAGGACGGCCTGACCGGTGAGAACCTGGTTGAGCTCCTCGAGATGCGCCTTGATGCCCTCGTGCTCCGTGCAGGCTTTGCCCGCACCACCGCACAGGCTCGCCAGCTGGTTGTGCACCGCCACATTCTTGTTGACGGCAAGATCGTTGACCGTCCCTCGTTCCGCGTCAAGCCGGGTCAGCTCATCCACGTGAAGGAGCGCTCCGAGGCTATCGAGCCCCTCCAGGTTGCTGCTGCTGGCGGCCACGCAGAGGTTCTGCCGAACGTTCCCGGCTACATCGAGGTTGAACTCGACAAGCTGCAGGCTCGCCTGCTGCGTCGCCCGAAGCGCGCTGAGGTCCCCGTGACCTGTGAAGTGCAGCTCGTGGTTGAGTACTACGCAGCTCGCTAA
- a CDS encoding sensor histidine kinase has translation MTSAQAAEGPTKTAPRKHSWSLRTRIVAALAFTVILLSGTIAAIGLTSLQASLIQQLDGGLRALSSRVMVTSGMTGPDTPGGPGGDLVQLIDGPGVASGAVLVHVDASGASGVLLEEDFSTKQLSAEQLTAITSGWSDTPTRNITPGDGLGDYRFHIEQRGGVAMIVGLPLASVEQTISSLGINMALVAIAGCLVFGFLAAWYVRHELRPLEKVADAAEGIAETPLERGEVHLQHAEEPGPNAAGEVTRLVSGFNSMIDQVTQAFRARHDSEEKVRRFVSDASHELRTPLASIRGYSELTRRMSLELPKDAEYALGRIESESVRMTDLVEDLLLLARIDEGQELTSQPVDLTTLVSDAVNDAAVAGPDHEWLFDPEQNGAGAVTVTGDPARLQQVLVNLLANARIHTPEGTTVSVSLSEDTNWATVCVHDDGPGIPAEQLPKLFERFARGDASRTRATGSTGLGLAIIDAIVGAHGGELRVTSEPGDTSFIVRLPKK, from the coding sequence ATGACTAGTGCGCAGGCCGCTGAAGGTCCCACAAAAACTGCGCCGCGTAAGCACAGCTGGTCGCTTCGCACACGAATCGTAGCGGCCCTCGCATTCACGGTGATCCTGCTCTCGGGCACGATCGCCGCTATCGGGCTGACATCTCTGCAAGCATCGCTCATACAGCAGCTTGACGGTGGGCTGCGTGCGCTCTCCTCACGAGTGATGGTGACGAGCGGAATGACCGGCCCTGATACGCCCGGAGGCCCGGGTGGCGACCTCGTCCAGCTCATCGACGGTCCGGGTGTTGCAAGCGGAGCCGTGCTGGTGCACGTCGATGCTAGTGGCGCGAGTGGGGTGTTGCTGGAAGAAGACTTTTCGACAAAACAGCTCTCAGCCGAACAGCTCACCGCCATTACCAGTGGGTGGAGCGACACACCGACGCGCAACATTACCCCGGGAGACGGCCTCGGCGACTATCGGTTCCACATTGAGCAGCGCGGCGGAGTCGCAATGATCGTCGGCCTGCCCCTCGCGTCCGTCGAGCAGACGATCTCTTCGCTCGGGATCAACATGGCGCTTGTGGCCATCGCCGGTTGTCTGGTGTTCGGTTTTCTTGCGGCCTGGTACGTGCGGCATGAACTGCGCCCACTCGAAAAGGTCGCAGATGCGGCCGAGGGCATCGCAGAGACCCCGCTCGAGCGTGGTGAGGTGCACCTGCAACACGCAGAGGAGCCCGGACCAAACGCAGCGGGAGAGGTCACGCGGCTCGTGTCCGGCTTCAACTCAATGATCGACCAGGTGACCCAGGCATTCCGCGCGCGGCACGACAGTGAGGAAAAGGTTCGGAGATTTGTGTCTGACGCCTCTCACGAATTGCGCACTCCGCTTGCTTCGATTCGGGGATACTCAGAGCTCACTCGCCGCATGAGTCTCGAGCTTCCGAAAGACGCCGAGTACGCGCTCGGTCGAATTGAGTCCGAGTCGGTGCGCATGACGGATCTGGTCGAGGATCTGCTGTTGCTCGCGCGGATTGACGAGGGCCAGGAGCTCACGAGCCAGCCTGTCGACCTCACAACGCTTGTTTCCGATGCCGTGAATGACGCGGCCGTTGCGGGTCCGGATCACGAGTGGCTTTTTGATCCCGAACAGAACGGCGCTGGCGCAGTAACCGTAACCGGCGATCCTGCTCGGCTGCAGCAGGTGCTCGTGAATCTTCTTGCCAACGCGCGTATTCACACTCCTGAGGGCACAACGGTGTCGGTCTCGCTGAGCGAAGACACAAACTGGGCGACAGTTTGTGTGCATGATGACGGACCGGGTATTCCGGCGGAACAACTGCCAAAGCTGTTCGAACGCTTCGCCCGTGGAGACGCCTCTCGCACGAGAGCGACCGGAAGCACGGGGCTTGGCCTCGCGATCATCGACGCAATCGTCGGCGCGCACGGTGGTGAACTTCGTGTCACGAGCGAGCCCGGAGACACGTCATTCATCGTGCGGCTGCCCAAAAAGTGA
- a CDS encoding response regulator transcription factor, translating to MRTQTSREVNTARDQKPRVLVVDDEPALSDLVSMALRYEGWETQVASNGADALAAIREFAPDVLVLDIMMPGLDGLEVLQRLRDEGDGVPVLFLTARDSMQDRLTGLDIGGDDYVTKPFSLDELVARVHALARRSSSKLRVTDDAVLRVGDLSLDQNSFDVRRGDDVIDLTSTELEVLRVLMENPSRVVTKAHIYESVWHGEFDGSSTVVELNISYLRKKIEAAKPPMIRTVRGVGYMIRPASDD from the coding sequence ATGAGAACACAAACGTCGCGCGAGGTAAACACCGCACGGGATCAGAAACCGCGCGTGCTTGTGGTTGACGACGAACCCGCGCTCTCCGACCTGGTCAGCATGGCGCTGCGTTACGAGGGCTGGGAGACGCAGGTCGCGAGTAACGGCGCGGACGCTTTGGCGGCAATCCGGGAGTTTGCACCCGATGTGCTTGTGCTCGACATCATGATGCCCGGTCTTGACGGGCTCGAGGTGCTGCAGCGCCTGCGCGACGAAGGCGACGGTGTGCCGGTGCTGTTCTTGACGGCACGAGACTCCATGCAGGATCGCCTCACCGGCCTAGACATTGGCGGCGATGACTACGTGACGAAACCCTTCAGCCTTGACGAACTCGTGGCCAGGGTGCACGCGCTCGCGCGACGATCTTCCAGCAAGCTGCGCGTCACAGATGACGCCGTGCTGCGAGTGGGGGATCTCTCGCTGGATCAGAACAGCTTTGACGTGCGGCGCGGTGACGACGTGATCGACCTCACGTCGACCGAACTGGAAGTGCTGCGTGTGCTGATGGAAAATCCAAGCCGGGTTGTGACGAAAGCCCACATTTACGAGAGCGTGTGGCACGGCGAGTTCGACGGCAGCTCTACCGTCGTTGAGCTCAATATTTCGTACCTGCGTAAAAAGATCGAGGCTGCAAAGCCCCCGATGATCCGAACCGTGCGCGGGGTTGGGTACATGATCAGGCCGGCAAGCGATGACTAG